Proteins co-encoded in one Nicotiana sylvestris chromosome 7, ASM39365v2, whole genome shotgun sequence genomic window:
- the LOC104233716 gene encoding formin-like protein 7, which yields MELDGDSPPYWSQPSTTTLLRQRRRQPPSPPIINPVILILLLPILTILILFFLVPPFLSHTTQILRPNSVKKGWDSFNILLVVFAILCGVFARKNDDNSADNSTVSTNQRNRIVSTSETSADDRRQSISNDQWFEQSVEKAYNFAPIGLHETGVNRLRRSSSSYPDLRQVPQWETGENHSRFFDDFGVNFSRSTAAAEYESHRPRRSESQREESDIKVIPVDTFETRSSPPEQSPSPEKPTVSSSKPPPANLKRRRSFHSVPRKDKVQMQSNEADVKLNEKQEPSPPTSLPSSPPLTEQPSPPVEKPQKLQRRKSGTKELATAIASLYNQSKKKKKRTKKRDIFESVSDSPPSKSVLPPPTPPPPPPPPPLPPSKVFQNLFKKNRKSKRVHSDPSTAATAAPPPPPPPPPPNSIFNNLFKTGSKSKRFHKTSSSTPPPPPPPPPPPSSILNNLFKHGTTSRRFKSTPPPPPPPPPQAHVSSRRRKTSTHSQPPMQQPEPPRRRSSYSSKPPLPTRPVTSYYDDNLNNGSQSPLIPMPPPPPPPLFKMREMKFVPSSDFFRIRSEHSSRCSSPEIEDVDVDDVSVRSSSEAIDGEDLTGPSVICPSPDVNAKADSFIARLRDEWRLEKMNSYREKGNLG from the coding sequence ATGGAATTGGATGGAGACTCTCCACCTTACTGGTCCCAACCCTCCACCACCACACTCCTCCGTCAACGCCGCCGACAACCACCCTCTCCTCCTATTATCAACCCCGTTATTCTAATTCTACTTCTACCCATTCTTACTATTCTCATCTTGTTCTTTTTGGTTCCTCCTTTCCTTTCACACACTACTCAAATTCTTCGGCCTAATTCTGTGAAAAAAGGATGGGATTCGTTTAATATCTTGCTTGTTGTTTTTGCTATTCTTTGCGGCGTTTTTGCCCGCAAAAATGATGACAATTCAGCTGATAACAGTACTGTTTCTACCAATCAAAGAAATAGAATTGTTTCAACAAGTGAAACTTCAGCTGATGATAGGCGGCAGTCTATTTCTAATGATCAATGGTTTGAGCAGAGTGTTGAGAAAGCTTACAATTTTGCTCCAATTGGGTTACATGAAACTGGTGTTAACCGGTTAAGAAGAAGCAGTAGCTCGTATCCTGATCTGAGACAAGTGCCGCAATGGGAAACCGGTGAGAACCATTCCAGGTTTTTTGATGATTTTGGAGTGAATTTTTCCCGTTCTACGGCAGCTGCGGAGTATGAGAGTCACCGTCCACGGCGGAGCGAGAGTCAGAGGGAAGAATCTGATATTAAGGTAATTCCTGTGGATACATTTGAAACTCGTTCATCTCCACCAGAACAGAGTCCGTCGCCGGAAAAACCTACGGTGTCGTCATCGAAGCCACCGCCGGCAAATTTGAAACGGAGAAGATCATTTCATAGTGTTCCGCGCAAGGACAAGGTTCAAATGCAGAGTAATGAAGCTGATGTAAAGCTCAACGAAAAACAAGAGCCTTCACCACCGACATCATTGCCGTCATCGCCGCCGCTAACCGAGCAGCCATCACCTCCGGTGGAAAAGCCTCAAAAGCTTCAGAGGAGAAAGAGTGGTACAAAGGAATTAGCCACAGCTATTGCCTCATTGTACAATCagagtaagaagaaaaagaagagaacaaAGAAGAGAGATATTTTTGAGAGCGTCTCTGATTCTCCACCTTCAAAATCAGTCCTGCCACCACCAACACCGCCACCGCCACCTCCTCCACCACCTCTGCCGCCGTCTAAAGTTTTCCAAAACCTGTTCAAGAAAAATAGGAAAAGTAAACGTGTACATTCCGATCCTTCCACTGCAGCAACAGCAGCACCGCCTCCTCCACCTCCGCCGCCGCCTCCAAATTCAATTTTCAACAATTTGTTCAAAACCGGCAGCAAAAGCAAACGATTTCACAAAACATCATCATCAACTCCTCCACCGCCTCCTCCTCCTCCGCCGCcaccttcttcaattctcaacAATTTGTTCAAACACGGAACCACAAGCAGGCGATTCAAATCAactcctccacctcctcctccacctCCACCGCAAGCACACGTGTCATCAAGGCGGAGAAAAACTTCAACACATTCTCAACCACCAATGCAACAACCGGAACCTCCACGTCGACGTTCATCATATTCCAGCAAACCTCCATTGCCAACAAGACCAGTCACCAGTTACTATGACGATAACTTGAACAATGGGTCACAATCGCCGTTAATACCAATGCCGCCTCCGCCTCCTCCTCCGCTATTCAAAATGCGGGAGATGAAGTTCGTTCCTTCCAGTGATTTTTTCAGGATACGGAGCGAGCACAGCTCTCGCTGCAGCTCGCCGGAAATTGAAGATGTTGACGTTGATGATGTGTCCGTCAGATCGTCCTCGGAGGCAATCGACGGTGAAGATTTAACCGGGCCGTCGGTTATTTGCCCGAGCCCGGATGTTAACGCGAAAGCGGACTCTTTCATTGCCCGGCTACGAGATGAGTGGCGATTAGAGAAAATGAATTCATATCGGGAAAAGGGAAACTTGGGCTGA